The following coding sequences lie in one Spirosoma sp. KUDC1026 genomic window:
- a CDS encoding EamA family transporter produces the protein MWILFSLLAALATAVVVTLSKAGIKNVDSSLGFAIQSVLIVIVAWSVVIGQGNLSDLNRIDRRSWIFLGIAGVITCLSSLLSFRALKLGDAARTSSLDKVSLVFSVLLAVVFLKEKVNWQVILGVVLMGAGAVVIAMARE, from the coding sequence ATGTGGATACTCTTTTCGTTGCTGGCCGCCTTGGCGACCGCTGTTGTCGTTACGCTTTCGAAAGCGGGCATTAAAAACGTTGATTCCAGTCTGGGGTTTGCTATTCAGTCGGTGCTGATTGTAATTGTTGCCTGGAGCGTGGTCATCGGGCAGGGTAACCTGTCGGACCTCAATCGCATCGACCGGCGCTCCTGGATTTTCCTGGGAATTGCGGGCGTTATTACCTGCCTGTCCTCCCTCCTTTCATTCCGGGCGTTGAAGCTGGGCGATGCCGCCCGTACCTCATCGCTGGATAAAGTATCCCTGGTTTTTTCGGTTCTGCTGGCCGTCGTTTTTTTAAAGGAAAAAGTGAACTGGCAGGTCATCTTGGGCGTAGTCTTAATGGGGGCAGGGGCCGTGGTGATCGCGATGGCGCGGGAGTAA